The window TGCCTCATACGTCTTTGCGCTTTAAATTAAGACATCCTGGCATTAGAGCAGGTGATATTCGTATGAATCTTTATCGGTATACAAAAGAACACGGTTTAGCAATCAAGGGGAAATGGTTGAGTTGGCCTAGTCGTCATCGCTTAATAAAAGCCTTACGTTCAGGAAAAATTATTACCATGACCAGTTATCTAACCAAAATGCAGTTAATGGCACCAGAAGAGGTATCGTATCATCATCAACAAATAAATTTTCATACCGTCATGTTGGTTGATTTTAATGAGGTTACACAACGTTTTGTGGTGAGTTCATGGGGAGATTATTATGAGTTGGAACGTTTGCCTAGTTTTTCCACTTTTTTTGCTTATTGACGATTATAATAGCAAAAAGGAAGGTCGATAATATTCGTCCTTCCTTTTGATTTAAATAAGTCCTAGCTGTTGTAGTGCTTTTGCGATACCATCGTTGTCGTTAGTATCAGTGACCATTGTCGCAATCGCTTTGACCTCGTCTTCGGCATTACCCATTGCTACGCCAGTGCCAACTGTTTGTAACATTTCAAAATCATTCAGTCCATCACCAAATGCAATAGTGTCTTCTTTTTTGAAGCCAAATTGTTCAGCAACATGCATGATTGTTGCTGCTTTTGAGCCGTTATGAGGGACAACATCTACACTGTTCTCATGCCAACGAACAAAACGAAATTGTGGGAAGTCTTGATCGAAGTAACCATCAAGGGTCTTGTCATAATAAGCTAATGCTTGATAGATATCATTTTCATGATAGAAGTGTTCATCGAATTCAGGGATTTCTTGCCCAAATGAACGCATAGCATCATCCATAATACCTGGTTTAAAATCAGTGTTTCGTTTAATAATTGTTAGGTTTAGAGCTGCGGTATCAATAGCCATTTCCTTAGTCAATTCAATAAAACGCTTTAAATCGTTTGGTTCTAAAATATTTTTATACACTTGTTGATGGTTAACAAAGGCGCCTGCACCATTGCATAGAATATAATGATCAAAACCTAAGGACTCAATCACCTCTTTAGCAAATAAATAACTACGTCCTGTCGCAATCATTAACATATGTCCATCTTCTCTTAATTGTTTGAGAGCAGCTAAGGTACTAGGTAATGGTTGCTTATTGCTATCTAAAATTGTGCCATCAATATCAAAGGCAATTAACTTACGTGTCATAAACTTCTCGTCACTCACTTTCTCATTATCATTCATTATTTATACAGTGTATCATAATTTTGCGACTCGGTGGATAAATAGTTGGTCTATCGTTTTTATAATGACCTTTAAATATAAATGTGTTACTATTAAGCAAACATGTTATTAGGAAAGGAAGATCATTATGTCAAAGAAAGTAAATCATTTAAAACCAATTAAAGCAGAAATGTTACCTAATTTAAGATTACGCATCACGTTTAATAACAATGAAGTACGTTATATGTCTCGTTTTACGAAGGTCGATTTATTTATTCAACCTTTGGCTAACACTTGGATTGGTAATGAAATTAAGATTTTAGAAGATGGTTCTATTATGTTGAATAAGTTACATATTCCTTATGAAGCGATTATTGAACAAAGTACAGGTTATTTAGAGGAAGAAAACAGAACGTTATAAACCAATAATTTTATAAATAAGTTAATATTGCTGATTGACAATTTGTAAGCGTTTTGATACAATTCGCTTGTAAGTAATAGATATGTCAAAAAGGATAGTAATCTTAGGAGCTAGACCTGATGATAAATTTATAAAACGCGCTATGTTTATTTAGTGACTGTTTTATTGATTTATGATTAGGTCTTTTTTCAATTTAAATGGAGGTATGAACGTGAAAATTATCAAGATATTAAATAACAATGCTGCTGTTTGCCAAACAGAGGATCATCAAGAGATTATTTGTTTTGGTAAAGGAATTGCGTTTCAAAGAAAAGCTGGTGAAACAATTGAAACAGGATTGATTGATAAAAAGTTTTTGCCTGATAATGCAGATTTTGTTAGTAAGTATCAGCAAATTGTGTCAGTTATTCCAGATGATTATGTTAAATTGGCTGATCAAGTGATTGATAATATTAAACAGAAATTAGGTAAGTCGCTCAATGACAATATCTACATTTCTTTAACGGATCATATCTTTGCAGCAGTGAAACGTTACGAAGAAGGTGTTTCCTTAACGAATACAATGTTATGGGATATCAAGCGTTTTTATCCAGCTGAGTTTAAATTAGGACAAGAATCTATTGAGATGATAGGAAAAGTATTAGGTGTTAGTTTACCTGAAGATGAAGCAGGATTCATTGCGTTTCACATTGTGAACTCTGAGCTTGACGAACAAGTGGAGAATACTTATCAAATTACACGAGTGATGACAGAGGTGTTACATATTGTAACGTATCATTTTAATGTGACGCTTGATGAAGAATCAGTCTATTATTACCGATTTATCACACATATGAAGTTTTTAGCACAACGTTTATTAAATGGTAGTAGCTATCAAGAAGGTGGAGAAGACCCGTTATTTCAAACAATTAAGACCACCTATCCTGTATCATTTGATTGTGCCAATAAAGTCAATGACTTTTTGAACAAG is drawn from Vagococcus xieshaowenii and contains these coding sequences:
- a CDS encoding Cof-type HAD-IIB family hydrolase produces the protein MTRKLIAFDIDGTILDSNKQPLPSTLAALKQLREDGHMLMIATGRSYLFAKEVIESLGFDHYILCNGAGAFVNHQQVYKNILEPNDLKRFIELTKEMAIDTAALNLTIIKRNTDFKPGIMDDAMRSFGQEIPEFDEHFYHENDIYQALAYYDKTLDGYFDQDFPQFRFVRWHENSVDVVPHNGSKAATIMHVAEQFGFKKEDTIAFGDGLNDFEMLQTVGTGVAMGNAEDEVKAIATMVTDTNDNDGIAKALQQLGLI
- the licT gene encoding BglG family transcription antiterminator LicT, encoding MKIIKILNNNAAVCQTEDHQEIICFGKGIAFQRKAGETIETGLIDKKFLPDNADFVSKYQQIVSVIPDDYVKLADQVIDNIKQKLGKSLNDNIYISLTDHIFAAVKRYEEGVSLTNTMLWDIKRFYPAEFKLGQESIEMIGKVLGVSLPEDEAGFIAFHIVNSELDEQVENTYQITRVMTEVLHIVTYHFNVTLDEESVYYYRFITHMKFLAQRLLNGSSYQEGGEDPLFQTIKTTYPVSFDCANKVNDFLNKKYHLNLSEEELSYLTIHLDRLIYKTK